Proteins co-encoded in one Marmota flaviventris isolate mMarFla1 chromosome 9, mMarFla1.hap1, whole genome shotgun sequence genomic window:
- the Cars1 gene encoding cysteine--tRNA ligase, cytoplasmic isoform X2, translating into MAGSSGEQSKGRRVQPKWSPPAGTEPCKLRLYNSLTRNKDVFIPQDGKKVTWYCCGPTVYDASHMGHARSYISFDILRRVLKDYFQYDVFYCMNITDIDDKIIRRARQNHLFAQYRERKPPATQLLEDIRAALKPFSVKLSETTDPGKRQMLERIQHTVEVATGPLDQAVVAGLSEEEINSRAETLLEEAKDLLSDWLDSTCGSEVADNSIFSQLPKFWEGEFHRDMEALNVLPPDALTRVSEYVPEIVNFVQKIVDNGYGYASNGSVYFDTMKFASSEKHSYGKLVPEAVGDQTALQEGEGDLSVSADRLSEKRSPNDFALWKASKPGEPSWPCPWGKGRPGWHIECSAMAGTLLGASMDIHGGGFDLRFPHHDNELAQSEAYFENDCWVRYFLHTGHLTIAGCKMSKSLKNFITIKDALKKHSARQLRLAFLMHSWKDTLDYSSNTMESALQYEKFMNEFFLNVKDVLRAPVDITGQFEKWEDEETELNKNFYDKKRAVHEALCDNVDTRTVMEEMRALVSQCNLYMAARKAARRRPNRALLESVAVYLTHMLKIFGAIEEESSLGFPVGGSKTSLNLESTVMPYLQVLSEFREGVRKIAREEKVPEVLQLSDALRDDILPELGVRFEDHEGLPTVVKLVDRETLLREREEKKRVEEEKRKKKEEAARRKREQEAAKLARMKIPPGEMFLSESDKYSKFDENGLPTHDTEGRELSKGLSKRLRKLYEAQERLHEEYLQMVQNGSLP; encoded by the exons GTCCTACATCTCTTTCGACATCCTGAGAAGAGTGTTAAAGGATTACTTTCAGTACGACGTCTTCTACTGCATGAACATCACAGACATTGATGACAAG ATCATCAGGAGGGCCCGGCAGAATCACTTGTTTGCACAGTATCGGGAGCGGAAACCACCAGCCACCCAGCTCCTGGAGGATATTCGTGCTGCTCTGAAG CCGTTTTCAGTAAAGTTAAGTGAGACCACAGATCCTGGCAAGAGGCAGATGCTTGAGCGAATCCAACACACAGTGGAGGTGGCCACAGGGCCACTTGACCAGGCCGTGGTCGCCGGCCTCTCTGAAGAGGAGATCAACAGCCGCGCGGAG ACGTTGCTGGAAGAGGCAAAGGACTTGCTTTCTGACTGGCTGGACTCCACGTGTGGCAGCGAGGTGGCCGACAACTCCATCTTCTCTCAACTGCCCAAGTTCTGGGAAGGGGAGTTCCACAGAGACATGGAAGCTCTGAAC GTTCTGCCTCCCGACGCCTTGACCCGGGTTAGCGAGTATGTGCCAGAAATTGTGAACTTTGTCCAGAAGATTGTTGACAATGGCTATGG CTATGCTTCAAATGGGTCTGTCTACTTTGACACCATGAAGTTCGCCTCTAGTGAGAAACACTCCTATGGCAAGCTGGTGCCCGAAGCTGTTGGGGACCAGACCGCTCtccaggaaggggagg GCGACCTGAGCGTCTCAGCTGACCGCCTGAGTGAGAAGCGCTCGCCCAACGACTTCGCCCTGTGGAAGGCCTCCAAGCCGGGAGAGCCGTCCTGGCCGTGCCCCTGGGGGAAA GGTCGTCCGGGATGGCACATTGAGTGCTCTGCCATGGCAGGCACGCTCCTGGGAGCCTCGATGGACATTCACGGAGGGGGGTTTGACCTCCGGTTCCCCCACCACGACAACGAGCTGGCGCAGTCAGAG GCGTACTTTGAAAATGACTGCTGGGTCAGGTACTTCCTCCACACAGGTCACCTGACAATTGCAGGCTGCAAGATGTCGAAGTCGCTGAAGAACTTCATCACCATCAAGGACGCCTTGAAGAAGCACTCAG CGCGGCAGTTGCGGCTGGCCTTCCTCATGCACTCCTGGAAGGACACGCTGGATTACTCCAGCAACACCATGGAGTCGGCGCTGCAGTACGAGAAGTTCATGAAC GAGTTCTTCTTAAACGTGAAAGACGTCCTTCGAGCGCCTGTTGACATCACGGGCCAGTTTGAAAAGTGggaagatgaggaaacagaactGAATAAGAA CTTTTATGACAAGAAAAGGGCAGTTCACGAAGCCCTCTGTGACAACGTCGACACCCGCACCGTCATGGAAGAGATGCGAGCCTTGGTCAGTCAGTGCAACCTCTATATGGCGGCCCGGAAGGCTGCCCGGCGGAGGCCCAACCGGGCCCTGCTGGAGAGTGTCGCTGTGTACCTCACCCACATGCTGAAG ATTTTCGGGGCCATAGAAGAGGAGAGCTCCCTGGGTTTCCCAGTCGGAGGGTCTAAGACCAGCCTAAAT CTCGAGTCCACAGTCATGCCCTACCTGCAGGTGTTATCGGAATTCAGAGAAGGCGTGCGGAAGATTGCCCGGGAGGAAAAAG TCCCTGAGGTCCTGCAGCTCAGCGATGCCCTCCGGGATGACATCCTGCCCGAGCTTGGGGTGCGGTTTGAAGATCACGAAG GACTGCCAACGGTGGTGAAACTGGTGGACAGAGAGACCTTActaagagagagggaagagaagaaaagg GTtgaagaggagaagaggaagaagaaggaggaggccGCCCGGAGGAAGCGAGAGCAGGAA GCGGCGAAGCTGGCCAGGATGAAGATTCCACCTGGTGAAATGTTCCTGTCAGAAAGTGACAAATATTCCAAGTTTGATGAAAAT GGCCTGCCCACGCACGACACAGAGGGCAGGGAGCTGAGCAAGGGGCTCTCCAAGAGGCTGCGGAAGCTGTATGAGGCGCAGGAGAGGCTGCACGAGGAGTACCTGCAGATGGTCCAGAACGGAAGTCTGCCCTGA
- the Cars1 gene encoding cysteine--tRNA ligase, cytoplasmic isoform X3 — protein MGHARSYISFDILRRVLKDYFQYDVFYCMNITDIDDKIIRRARQNHLFAQYRERKPPATQLLEDIRAALKPFSVKLSETTDPGKRQMLERIQHTVEVATGPLDQAVVAGLSEEEINSRAETLLEEAKDLLSDWLDSTCGSEVADNSIFSQLPKFWEGEFHRDMEALNVLPPDALTRVSEYVPEIVNFVQKIVDNGYGYASNGSVYFDTMKFASSEKHSYGKLVPEAVGDQTALQEGEGDLSVSADRLSEKRSPNDFALWKASKPGEPSWPCPWGKGRPGWHIECSAMAGTLLGASMDIHGGGFDLRFPHHDNELAQSEAYFENDCWVRYFLHTGHLTIAGCKMSKSLKNFITIKDALKKHSARQLRLAFLMHSWKDTLDYSSNTMESALQYEKFMNEFFLNVKDVLRAPVDITGQFEKWEDEETELNKNFYDKKRAVHEALCDNVDTRTVMEEMRALVSQCNLYMAARKAARRRPNRALLESVAVYLTHMLKIFGAIEEESSLGFPVGGSKTSLNLESTVMPYLQVLSEFREGVRKIAREEKVPEVLQLSDALRDDILPELGVRFEDHEGLPTVVKLVDRETLLREREEKKRVEEEKRKKKEEAARRKREQEAAKLARMKIPPGEMFLSESDKYSKFDENGLPTHDTEGRELSKGLSKRLRKLYEAQERLHEEYLQMVQNGSLP, from the exons GTCCTACATCTCTTTCGACATCCTGAGAAGAGTGTTAAAGGATTACTTTCAGTACGACGTCTTCTACTGCATGAACATCACAGACATTGATGACAAG ATCATCAGGAGGGCCCGGCAGAATCACTTGTTTGCACAGTATCGGGAGCGGAAACCACCAGCCACCCAGCTCCTGGAGGATATTCGTGCTGCTCTGAAG CCGTTTTCAGTAAAGTTAAGTGAGACCACAGATCCTGGCAAGAGGCAGATGCTTGAGCGAATCCAACACACAGTGGAGGTGGCCACAGGGCCACTTGACCAGGCCGTGGTCGCCGGCCTCTCTGAAGAGGAGATCAACAGCCGCGCGGAG ACGTTGCTGGAAGAGGCAAAGGACTTGCTTTCTGACTGGCTGGACTCCACGTGTGGCAGCGAGGTGGCCGACAACTCCATCTTCTCTCAACTGCCCAAGTTCTGGGAAGGGGAGTTCCACAGAGACATGGAAGCTCTGAAC GTTCTGCCTCCCGACGCCTTGACCCGGGTTAGCGAGTATGTGCCAGAAATTGTGAACTTTGTCCAGAAGATTGTTGACAATGGCTATGG CTATGCTTCAAATGGGTCTGTCTACTTTGACACCATGAAGTTCGCCTCTAGTGAGAAACACTCCTATGGCAAGCTGGTGCCCGAAGCTGTTGGGGACCAGACCGCTCtccaggaaggggagg GCGACCTGAGCGTCTCAGCTGACCGCCTGAGTGAGAAGCGCTCGCCCAACGACTTCGCCCTGTGGAAGGCCTCCAAGCCGGGAGAGCCGTCCTGGCCGTGCCCCTGGGGGAAA GGTCGTCCGGGATGGCACATTGAGTGCTCTGCCATGGCAGGCACGCTCCTGGGAGCCTCGATGGACATTCACGGAGGGGGGTTTGACCTCCGGTTCCCCCACCACGACAACGAGCTGGCGCAGTCAGAG GCGTACTTTGAAAATGACTGCTGGGTCAGGTACTTCCTCCACACAGGTCACCTGACAATTGCAGGCTGCAAGATGTCGAAGTCGCTGAAGAACTTCATCACCATCAAGGACGCCTTGAAGAAGCACTCAG CGCGGCAGTTGCGGCTGGCCTTCCTCATGCACTCCTGGAAGGACACGCTGGATTACTCCAGCAACACCATGGAGTCGGCGCTGCAGTACGAGAAGTTCATGAAC GAGTTCTTCTTAAACGTGAAAGACGTCCTTCGAGCGCCTGTTGACATCACGGGCCAGTTTGAAAAGTGggaagatgaggaaacagaactGAATAAGAA CTTTTATGACAAGAAAAGGGCAGTTCACGAAGCCCTCTGTGACAACGTCGACACCCGCACCGTCATGGAAGAGATGCGAGCCTTGGTCAGTCAGTGCAACCTCTATATGGCGGCCCGGAAGGCTGCCCGGCGGAGGCCCAACCGGGCCCTGCTGGAGAGTGTCGCTGTGTACCTCACCCACATGCTGAAG ATTTTCGGGGCCATAGAAGAGGAGAGCTCCCTGGGTTTCCCAGTCGGAGGGTCTAAGACCAGCCTAAAT CTCGAGTCCACAGTCATGCCCTACCTGCAGGTGTTATCGGAATTCAGAGAAGGCGTGCGGAAGATTGCCCGGGAGGAAAAAG TCCCTGAGGTCCTGCAGCTCAGCGATGCCCTCCGGGATGACATCCTGCCCGAGCTTGGGGTGCGGTTTGAAGATCACGAAG GACTGCCAACGGTGGTGAAACTGGTGGACAGAGAGACCTTActaagagagagggaagagaagaaaagg GTtgaagaggagaagaggaagaagaaggaggaggccGCCCGGAGGAAGCGAGAGCAGGAA GCGGCGAAGCTGGCCAGGATGAAGATTCCACCTGGTGAAATGTTCCTGTCAGAAAGTGACAAATATTCCAAGTTTGATGAAAAT GGCCTGCCCACGCACGACACAGAGGGCAGGGAGCTGAGCAAGGGGCTCTCCAAGAGGCTGCGGAAGCTGTATGAGGCGCAGGAGAGGCTGCACGAGGAGTACCTGCAGATGGTCCAGAACGGAAGTCTGCCCTGA